A genome region from Ornithorhynchus anatinus isolate Pmale09 unplaced genomic scaffold, mOrnAna1.pri.v4 scaffold_687_arrow_ctg1, whole genome shotgun sequence includes the following:
- the LOC100085360 gene encoding myelin-oligodendrocyte glycoprotein-like: protein MTLVMKKMVGFPEFFTSKSLILLLFFLQLLTLGSAQFSVIGPAEPILALEGKDVELPCHLKPKMNAESMEVRWFRSQPSDIVHLYENRKDRFQQQMEEYHKRTKLVTDAMDYGSVAVRVYNVTVSDEGQYRCSFYNGQVSEVATLELQVVAPLFPMALSLMVALGVTIPLLGLLIAGGLYLIWKQNRDKEKLLIELSWSQAQLHKGK from the exons ATGACCCTAGTGATGAAGAAGATGGTGGGTTTCCCAGAATTCTTCACATCCAagtccctcatcctcctcctcttctttctccaactGCTCACCCTCGGCTCAG CTCAGTTTTCTGTGATTGGACCTGCGGAGCCTATCCTGGCCCTGGAGGGGAAAGATGTTGAGTTACCTTGTCACCTGAAGCCCAAGATGAATGCTGAGTCTATGGAGGTGAGGTGGTTCCGATCCCAACCCTCTGACATTGTGCATCTGTATGAGAACAGAAAGGACCGGTTTCAACAGCAGATGGAAGAGTATCATAAGAGGACAAAGTTGGTGACTGACGCCATGGATTATGGGAGTGTGGCTGTGAGAGTATACAATGTCACAGTCTCAGATGAGGGACAGTATCGCTGTTCTTTCTATAATGGTCAAGTGAGTGAAGTTGCCACTCTGGAGCTTCAGGTGGTTG CTCCACTCTTCCCGATGGCTTTGTCCTTGATGGTGGCCCTGGGTGTGACCATCCCTCTGTTAGGACTGCTCATCGCTGGGGGtctttatctcatctggaaacagAACAGGGACAAAG AGAAACTCCTGATTGAGCTCA GCTGGAGCCAGGCCCAGTTACACAAGGGTAAGTGA
- the LOC120638208 gene encoding butyrophilin subfamily 1 member A1-like, translated as MDLQGSFLRARHQTLPGTLSFSLLLSGPGLVPGSILPYEGPSTLGPPALTTDCGTLSAVDITLDPKTAYPYLILSENLKQVEVGDEEKELPNNPERFNRCACVLGQENFTSGRYCWEVKVGDKMGWHLGICRENVKRKGWIFVLPEEGFWTVEKNEDGYWARTSPWTRLSLTKPPHRVAVYLDYEAGVISFYSGTDGSHIYTFPHVTFSGTLRPFFWLSSTDPIPLTIFSVPGKA; from the exons ATGGACCTTCAGGGCTCCTTCCTGAGAGCCAGACACCAGACTCTTCCCGgaaccctctccttctccctgctgctcTCA GGTCCGGGGTTGGTCCCGGGCTCCATCCTACCTTATGAGGGCCCCTCAACCCTGGGCCCTCCAGCACTGACCACTGACTGTGGGACTCTCTCTGCAGTGGACATCACTCTGGATCCAAAAACAGCTTATCCTTATCTCATCCTATCCGAGAATTTGAAACAggtggaagtgggagatgaggaaaaggaactGCCAAATAACCCTGAGAGATTTAATCGTTGTGCCTGTGTGCTGGGCCAAGAGAACTTCACCTCAGGGAGATATTgctgggaggtgaaggtgggagaCAAGATGGGTTGGCATTTGGGCATTTGTAGGGAAAACgtgaagagaaaagggtggatcttcgtGTTACCTGAGGAGGGATTCTGGACTGTGGAGAAAAATGAAGACGGTTACTGGGCCCGTACTTCTCCCTGGACCCGTCTCTCCCTGACCAAACCACCACATCGGGTGGCAGTTTACCTAGACTATGAGGCTGGAGTCATCTCATTCTACAGTGGGACTGATGGATCCCACATCTACACTTTCCCCCATGTCACCTTCTCTGGAACCCTCCGGCCTTTCTTCTGGCTTTCGTCCACTGACCCGATCCCCCTaactattttctctgtgcctggtaAGGCTTAG
- the LOC114805398 gene encoding butyrophilin subfamily 1 member A1-like — translation MLGSVQFDVIGSTKPILALVGEDAELPCHLEPKVNAEFMEVRWSRSSTLKIVHLYKKGEDQFGEQMEEYRGRTTLLRDAIAVGSVALKIHNISISDGGEYRCCFRESSFSDDVDLILQVAALGSNPHIHLEGYKDGGIQLGCSSAGWYPEPQVQWRDAKGKMVPSLSKSQPHTLNDLFGVASSVIVQEDSVGTITCSIRNPLLNQEKGAVISIAASFFPRASPSTVALSVILFMLVLLIAGGLYLLRKLQREKGKIQAKLSWRLAQLHAVDVTLDPNTAHPELILSEDLKRVTRGDTRQTLPDNPERFDVFPCVLGHEGFTSGRHYWEVEVGDRKSWGLGICREDVARKWSSSESPENGFWALELYENEYRALTSPRTPLSLTEPLRRVGVYLAYEAGNVSFYRGTDGCLIYTFPHITFSGTLRPFFHLWFYDPTPMSISCVPWSLRESLILPPLRRPQKPSPEAGPASVTQKGDPLPGVDAPLLPPPAQT, via the exons ATGCTAGGTTCAG TTCAGTTTGATGTGATTGGATCTACCAAGCCCATCCTGGCCCTGGTTGGGGAAGATGCTGAATTACCCTGTCACCTGGAACCCAAGGTGAACGCTGAGTTCATGGAGGTGAGGTGGTCCCGATCCTCAACCCTTAAAATTGTGCACCTGTACAAGAAAGGAGAGGACCAGTTTGGAGAGCAGATGGAGGAATATCGAGGGAGGACTACGTTGTTGAGAGATGCCATCGCTGTTGGGAGTGTAGCACTAAAGATACACAACATCAGCATCTCTGATGGTGGAGAGTACCGCTGCTGTTTTAGAGAATCCTCCTTCTCCGATGATGTTGATCTGATCTTGCAGGTTGCAG ctctaGGTTCCAACCCCCACATCCacctggagggatacaaggatgGAGGGATCCAGTTGGGGTGCTCGTCAGCCGGATGGTaccctgagccccaggtgcaGTGGAGAGATGCCAAGGGAAAGATGGTCCCATCCTTGTCCAAGTCCCAACCCCACACCCTTAACGACCTGTTTGGTGTGGCATCCTCTGTGATTGTCCAAGAAGACTCTGTGGGAACCATAACCTGCTCCATCCGGAACCCCCTCCTCaaccaggagaagggggcagtgATTTCCATAGCAG CTTCCTTTTTCCCACGGGCCTCTCCTTCCACGGTGGCTTTGTCTGTGATCCTGTTCATGCTGGTACTACTCATCGCTGGAGGCCTTTATCTCCTCAGGAAACTGCAGAGGGAAAAAG GGAAAATCCAGGCCAAGCTCA GCTGGAGGTTGGCCCAGTTACACGCTG TGGATGTCACTCTGGATCCCAACACGGCTCATCCCGAACTCATCCTATCTGAGGACCTAAAACGCGTGACACGTGGAGACACCCGACAAACCCTACCTGACAACCCAGAGAGATTTGATGTCTTCCCCTGTGTGCTGGGCCACGAGGGCTTCACCTCGGGGAGGCATTACTGGGAGGTGGAGGTAGGGGACAGGAAGTCCTGGGGTCTGGGGATCTGTAGGGAAGATGTGGCAAGAAAGTGGTCATCCTCCGAGTCACCTGAGAATGGattctgggctttggagttataTGAAAATGAATACCGGGCTCTCACCTCCCCCCGGACTCCTctctccctgactgagccccttcGTCGAGTCGGGGTTTACCTGGCCTATGAGGCTGGAAATGTCTCATTCTACAGAGGGACTGACGGATGCCTCATCTACACTTTCCCCCATATCACCTTTTCTGGGACACTCCGGCCTTTCTTTCACCTTTGGTTCTATGACCCAACCCCTATGAGCATCTCCTGTGTTCCATGGAGTTTGAGGGAATCCCTGATTCTGCCCCCTCTCAGGAGACCTCAGAAACCCTCTCCAGAGGCAGGACCAGCCTCAGTCACTCAGAAGGGGGATCCCCTCCCTGGAGTTGATGCCCCATTGCTCCCCCCACCAGCCCAGACCTGA